CTTTTGGTGGTGCGCAGGTATCACGTACCTTCTATGCGAGGGGACAAACCGGACAGCAGTTGCTTTTGGGCGCTTACTCTGCTTTAAACCGTCAGATCCATGAAGGTAAGGTGAAGATGTATAACAGGCATGAAATGCTTGATCTTGTTACAGTTGACGGAAAGGCGCAAGGAATTGTTACCCGTAACCTGCTGACAGGAGAGATAGAAACCTTCGCAGGCCATGCTGTATTACTTTGTACTGGCGGCTACGGAAACGTATTCTACCTTTCAACTAACGCCATGGGTTGTAACACTACAGCAATCTGGCGTTCATATAAGAAAGGAGCTGCATTTGCTAATCCTTGCTTTACTCAGATCCACCCTACCTGTATTCCGGTAACCGGCGATCATCAGTCTAAGCTTACCTTAATGTCTGAGTCTCTGCGTAACGACGGTCGTGTTTGGGTACCGAAGACAAGGGAGATGGCTGAAAGACTTCGCAAGGGAGAAATTAAAGTATCTGACATAAAAGAAGAAGACAGGGATTATTTCCTTGAACGTAAATATCCATCTTTTGGTAACCTGGTTCCTCGTGATGTAGCTTCCCGTAATGCTAAAGAAGCGGCTGATGACGGACGCGGTGTTGGTGCAAGCGGTAAAGCGGTATACCTGGATTTTGCAGAAGCTATCGGGCGGCTTGGTAAAGCTGCAGTGGAAGCAAAGTATGGCAACCTTTTCGATATGTATTATCAGATCACAAATGAAAATCCATACGAAATGCCAATGCGTATCTATCCTGCAGTACACTATACCATGGGAGGCCTTTGGGTTGATTACAACCTGATGACTACAGTCCCAGGCTTGTATTGCTTAGGCGAAGCAAACTTCTCAGATCACGGAGCGAATCGTCTTGGTGCATCTGCTCTGATGCAGGGTCTTGCTGACGGATATTTTGTAATACCATACACTGTTGGAGATTACCTCGCTAATATCGGTCCTAAGCCGGTTGATGCATCTCACCCTGCATTTGCTCAGGCAAAGAAAGACGTTGAAGACAGGATTAAGAGATTCCTTTCTATGAAAGGGACTAAGACGGTAGACGAGTATCATCGAGATCTTGGTCTGATCATGTGGGAATATTGCGGTATGGCAAGAAATGAACAGGGGCTAACTAAAGCAAAGGGTATGATCAAAGAACTTCGCGAAGATTTCTGGAAAAATGCCATTGTGATAGGTGAGAACGAAGAGATGAACATGTGTCTGGAGAAAGCAGGTCGTGTAGCCGATTTCCTTGAACTTGCAGAACTGATGGTTGACGATGCACTTAACCGTAAAGAGTCGTGTGGTGGTCACTTCCGTGAAGAAAGCCAGACTGAGGAAGGTGAAGCAAAGCGTGACGATGAAAATTATGCATATGTTGCCGCCTGGGAATTTAAAGGAGATGATGCCCCTGCTATGATGCATAAAGAAGAACTGATCTTCGAGAATGTTAAGCTAACACAAAGGAGTTATAAATAAGTATCTGGTGGCAAGTATCAAGTATCAGGACGAATGGAAATGCCGGAAAGATATTTGAAGTGCTCAGGAGAAAAGATTGATTAGATGTTATGCAAGTAATCTGGATACTGTAATCTTGATACTTGCTACTAAAAAAAAGTAATATGAGCGGAAACATGAATTTAACCTTGAAAGTCTGGAGACAGAAGAATGCCAGCGATAAGGGCGGATTTGTAACATATAAAGCAGATGACATATCACCTGATATGTCGTTCCTGGAGATGCTGGACATAGTGAACGAGCGTCTTGTGAAGGAAAAGGCTGATCCTATTCATTTTGACCACGACTGTCGTGAAGGAATTTGCGGAGCGTGTTCTTTGTATATTAATGGCCGTCCTCATGGTCCGAAACAAGCAATTACGACCTGTCAGCTTCACATGCGCAGTTTCAGCGACGGCGAAACCATTACTATTGAACCTTGGCGTGCAGTAGCTTTTCCTATCATCAAGGATTTGGCTGTTGATCGTTCTGCGTTCGACCGTATCCAGGAAGCCGGTGGGTTTGTGTCGGTAAACACAGGAGGTGTACCTGATGCTAATGAGATTGCTATTCCTAAGCCGGTAGCAGACGAAGCAATGAATTCAGCAACATGTATCCAATGTGGTGCTTGTGTTGCAGCATGTAAGAATGCATCGGCCGCGTTATTCGTATCGGCGAAGATCTCGCAGTTTGCGTTACTTCCTCAGGGCCAGCCTGAAAGGTATCGTCGCGTTCAAGCGATGGTTGCGCAGATGGACGCAGAAGGCTTTGGTAGCTGTACGAATACAGGTGCTTGCGAAATAGAATGTCCGAAAGAGATTTCTTTAACAAATATTAACAGGATGAGGCGGGATTATTTTACTGCCGGATTTTTTAAAGAAGAAGAAATTCACTAATTTTGTCCAACGAGGCAAGGAGGATTTTTTAAGAACCCTGCGCATTAGCGCGGGGTTCTTGCTTTTTGGGGCACTTTAGTTCGCTTTTTTCTTCGTTGTAATAATTATTACTCCGTTTTTCCCTTTATCGCCATACTTATCTGTAGCTTGTTTGTCTTTTAATACACTTATCGACTGGATTTCTGACGGCTTTAGTGATTGCAGATCAAAGGAAGGTTTTTCTACACCATCAATTATGTAAAGAGCATTCGGTAAAGAATTATGCCTGAAGGTAAGAGCTTGTTCACGTGTGAGGTTTACCAAAATCGGTAATGTGTATTGGACTCTTATCGGGTGTCCATCCTGCATTCCGGGATTCCATTTTGGTGTATTTTCCAACATCCTTATAGCTTCTTCGCCTGTTCCGTAACCAAGGTCACGCAAGAGCCTTATATCTTCAAGGCTTCCATCTTTCTCTACAATGAAACTTACAATAAGCCTCCCTTTAATGTTGTTCTTCCTGGCTTCTTCGGGGTATTTATAATTTTTTGAAACGTATGCGTAGAATGCATCCATTCCTCCCGGAAAGTTAGGCATAACATCGATGGAGGCGAAGTCATGTACTGCGTCATCTTCAACGGCTTTCCCGGGGGACGGGCTGGTTGAAGGCAAGCGTTTTGGGGAACCGACGATCATGATGGAAGATAGCTCTTTATATCCGTCAGGAATAGTTATTGGCGTTTCTTTAGCCCCTGTCCCTGTTCCTTCCAGACTGAAGCTTATCCTGAAGTAGTACTTTCCCGCTACTGCCGGGTCCATGTTATTGATCTTTTTTAAGGTCCTTAACACTTCTTCATCAATCCCACTACCGAGGCCGCGGACTATGTTTATGTCTGCAAGGCTGCCGGAGGAAGTGATTTTAAATGAACTTACCACATCCCCCTGGACGTTGTTAAACCGTGCTTTAGAGGGATAAATGATATTCCTGGCTACATAACTATATAAGTATTTAAGCGGAGCGCCTCCCAGCTTTTTGGTGCTGTCGTTAGTCGTGGTGTCTCCTAATATCTTCTTAGCCGAGCTAATTATGGAAGTTCCAGCTTCGCTGGCGGAAACGACATTTATTTCGCTGATCTTATTTGTTATCTTTTCCAGAGAATTATATCTGTCGATTGTTGCCGACGAAAAAATTAGCATGCAAAGGAAAAGCGGAACGGAGAGACCGTATTTTATCAGGGCGATCCTGTGCGATTTAGATTTGTGAAGCATACGAATTCTCAGTTTTAACAGCGATTCGTTATAAAAGTTATTAGAAAGACCTGAAGGCGACACACCAAATGCAGTGCTCAGAAGCAGTAATGAATATTCCGATTTGTCAGCTTTAGTTTTTGCCGCTGCTTCATCGGCAATAAATTCGTGAATAAGCTTCACCGCTTTTTTATATACATATACGATCGGGTTGAACCAGTTAATTATGGAAATTACCTCGAAAAGTACTACGTCTGCTGAATGTAACTGGCGCACATGCACTACTTCATGTTTTAGAATGGAATGCCGGTCGGGCAGGTCATCCGGAACTACAATACGACCAAAAAATGAGTAAGGTTGGTGCCCCTGGTCAGGCCGTTGCCGGCAAACCTGTAAAAAGCGGATAATAAAACGTGATAAGAATATAGTTAAACCGGTCAGGTAAGTGATCAAAAGCCAGTTGACGCTGGTCTGCTCGACGGTCGGGTCAGTATTGGCCGTGAAATACAAGACATTGAGCGAGTCGGCTGCCTGGTACACCTTTTCGTTTACGAAAAACGTGCGCACCCACTCCGCATCCGTCAGCGGTATTAAGAAAGCGAGGATGCCGGAGCTGATAAGATATACCCTGTTAAGCTTAAAAAAGGTTTCGTTCCTAAGGAATAAAAAATAGAACGCATACAGGATGATCAGATAAATGTTAGTTTGAAGGAGATAACCGAACCATGTCATGGCTTTTTATTTTTTAGGTTTTTTATTAGTTTTAATATCTCATCTGCTTCGTGCAGGTCTATCTTTTCCTTCTTTACAAAGAAAGAGAACATCTTCTCCACCGAATTACTGAAGTAATTGGTAAGTAGCTTTTCTGTTGCGAAGCTTTTATATTGCTCCTTGCTTACCAGGGGGTAATACTGGTGGCTTTTCCCAAAGGCTTCGTGGTCAACAAAACCCTTTGTTTCCAATATCCTGATAATTGTGGAGACAGTATTATAGGCAGGCTTGGGCTCGGGAAGTTCATCAATCACATCTTTTACAAATCCTTTTTCGAGTTGCCATAGTATCTGCATAATTTGTTCTTCAGCTTTTGTTAATTCTTTCATTCCCATCGTTTTATTGTTTAAAGTAAATATACAACTACTGTGTTAGTTTTGCAACTATTTTTTTAGTTTATTGTTTCGGAAACTTATACTTTCCTTTTCTGTTGTCTGTAAGTTTTTAAATACTCACATTTAAATATGACAATAACTTTTCATGGAGCCGCCCGTTGTGTAACAGGCAGTAAACACTTGCTAAAACTGGATAACGGAACACAAATACTACTTGATTGCGGAATGTTTCAGGGGATGGGTGGGGAAACTGATGAGTTAAACGGCCATTTTGGTTTTAATCCTGCTAAGGTTGACTATCTTATATTGTCACACGCTCATATTGATCACTGCGGACTCATACCGCGAATGGTAGCAGAAGGATTTAAAGGTACGATTTTCAGCACCGCTCCCACTATGGATCTTGCGAGGATCTTGTTGAATGATTCTGCCGGGATACAGGAGCAGGATACAGAATTTATTAACGACAGCAGGGAGAAGAAAGGTTTGCCGCCGCTTAAACCGCTTTATACAGAAGATGACGTGATGGAGGCAATGCGCTTGTTTAAAATTGTGGATTACAACGAAGACTTTGAAATTGAGCCAAGAGTGACCTTGCGCTTTACAGATGCCGGACATATCATCGGCAGCGCGGCTGTTCATCTTTCAATCCTGGAGAAAGGCAAATTTACCCGGCTTACATTTAGTGGAGACGTTGGCCGGTATGAGGACCTCCTGTTAAGAAGTCCTCAGTCCTTTCAACAGTCTGATTATATAATTATCGAATCTACTTATGGAGATTCTTATCATAAAGATCTGGAGCCACTGGAAGGGCAACTGCAGGAGATCATCCATCAAACGTGTAAATTAAAAGGTGGTAAGCTGATTATTCCGGCTTTTAGCGTTGGCAGGACCCAGGAACTTCTGTATGCCCTCAATTCACTTGAGCTTAAGGGCAGTTTGCCTGATGTTCCGTATTACGTAGACAGCCCGCTTTCAGAAAAGGCGACGCAAGTATTAAAAGAACATCCGCAGGTTTATAACCGGGACGTGAAGGAGGTGATGGCACAGGATAGTGATATATTTAAGTTTAAAGGACTGAAGTTTATTCAGTCAGCAGGTGAATCCCGATCATTGAATGATGATCCTCGTCCCTGTGTGATTATATCGTCATCAGGTATGGCAGAAGCTGGCCGGGTAAAGCATCATATTCGAAATAACATAGGGAATGAAAAGAACACCATTCTGATGGTCGGCTACTGTGAACCGTCGTCTTTAGGAGGTGAGCTAAGCAGAGGAAAGAAAGTGGTCTCTATTTTTGGCGATGAATATGATGTCCGCGCCGAGGTCCGCGTAATCAGATCAATGAGCGCACACGGCGATTGTAACGATCTTCTGAAATTCCTATCCTGCCAGGACCCCTCTCTTGTTAAAAAAGTTTTCCTTGTGCACGGAGAATATGATGTACAAACAAAGTTTATGCAACGACTTAATGAAGTTGGATTCAATGAGGTGCGGATTCCGGGGCAGCATCAGATGCAAGAGCTGTAATACAGCTTCTAAAAAAATGTCCGTACGAGTCCGTTAAACGAAGGCATTCTGAAATAAGAGGCAGCTTCAAACTTTTCCTGGTTCAGGGTGCTATTGCTATTATTTAAGGTGAGTAATATAGCGAGTAATACAGGTACCAGCAGGATGATAAAGGGAGATAGAAGATTCTTTGGCGTTTTCATTTTGCTTAATATTGACGATTCAAAGCAACGCTAACTTTTCGTTATTTGAAAATTATTTAGACTAAGGGCAGAGAATATTAGA
The window above is part of the Arcticibacter tournemirensis genome. Proteins encoded here:
- a CDS encoding fumarate reductase/succinate dehydrogenase flavoprotein subunit; its protein translation is MVLDSKIPEGPLGEKWSKHKFNLKLVNPANKRKYTVIVVGTGLAGASAAASLAELGYNVKAFCYQDSARRAHSIAAQGGINAAKNYRNDGDSVYRLFYDTIKGGDYRAREANVHRLAEVSNDIIDQCVAQGVPFAREYGGLLDNRSFGGAQVSRTFYARGQTGQQLLLGAYSALNRQIHEGKVKMYNRHEMLDLVTVDGKAQGIVTRNLLTGEIETFAGHAVLLCTGGYGNVFYLSTNAMGCNTTAIWRSYKKGAAFANPCFTQIHPTCIPVTGDHQSKLTLMSESLRNDGRVWVPKTREMAERLRKGEIKVSDIKEEDRDYFLERKYPSFGNLVPRDVASRNAKEAADDGRGVGASGKAVYLDFAEAIGRLGKAAVEAKYGNLFDMYYQITNENPYEMPMRIYPAVHYTMGGLWVDYNLMTTVPGLYCLGEANFSDHGANRLGASALMQGLADGYFVIPYTVGDYLANIGPKPVDASHPAFAQAKKDVEDRIKRFLSMKGTKTVDEYHRDLGLIMWEYCGMARNEQGLTKAKGMIKELREDFWKNAIVIGENEEMNMCLEKAGRVADFLELAELMVDDALNRKESCGGHFREESQTEEGEAKRDDENYAYVAAWEFKGDDAPAMMHKEELIFENVKLTQRSYK
- a CDS encoding succinate dehydrogenase/fumarate reductase iron-sulfur subunit; translated protein: MSGNMNLTLKVWRQKNASDKGGFVTYKADDISPDMSFLEMLDIVNERLVKEKADPIHFDHDCREGICGACSLYINGRPHGPKQAITTCQLHMRSFSDGETITIEPWRAVAFPIIKDLAVDRSAFDRIQEAGGFVSVNTGGVPDANEIAIPKPVADEAMNSATCIQCGACVAACKNASAALFVSAKISQFALLPQGQPERYRRVQAMVAQMDAEGFGSCTNTGACEIECPKEISLTNINRMRRDYFTAGFFKEEEIH
- a CDS encoding M56 family metallopeptidase, giving the protein MTWFGYLLQTNIYLIILYAFYFLFLRNETFFKLNRVYLISSGILAFLIPLTDAEWVRTFFVNEKVYQAADSLNVLYFTANTDPTVEQTSVNWLLITYLTGLTIFLSRFIIRFLQVCRQRPDQGHQPYSFFGRIVVPDDLPDRHSILKHEVVHVRQLHSADVVLFEVISIINWFNPIVYVYKKAVKLIHEFIADEAAAKTKADKSEYSLLLLSTAFGVSPSGLSNNFYNESLLKLRIRMLHKSKSHRIALIKYGLSVPLFLCMLIFSSATIDRYNSLEKITNKISEINVVSASEAGTSIISSAKKILGDTTTNDSTKKLGGAPLKYLYSYVARNIIYPSKARFNNVQGDVVSSFKITSSGSLADINIVRGLGSGIDEEVLRTLKKINNMDPAVAGKYYFRISFSLEGTGTGAKETPITIPDGYKELSSIMIVGSPKRLPSTSPSPGKAVEDDAVHDFASIDVMPNFPGGMDAFYAYVSKNYKYPEEARKNNIKGRLIVSFIVEKDGSLEDIRLLRDLGYGTGEEAIRMLENTPKWNPGMQDGHPIRVQYTLPILVNLTREQALTFRHNSLPNALYIIDGVEKPSFDLQSLKPSEIQSISVLKDKQATDKYGDKGKNGVIIITTKKKAN
- a CDS encoding BlaI/MecI/CopY family transcriptional regulator, coding for MGMKELTKAEEQIMQILWQLEKGFVKDVIDELPEPKPAYNTVSTIIRILETKGFVDHEAFGKSHQYYPLVSKEQYKSFATEKLLTNYFSNSVEKMFSFFVKKEKIDLHEADEILKLIKNLKNKKP
- a CDS encoding MBL fold metallo-hydrolase RNA specificity domain-containing protein, translated to MTITFHGAARCVTGSKHLLKLDNGTQILLDCGMFQGMGGETDELNGHFGFNPAKVDYLILSHAHIDHCGLIPRMVAEGFKGTIFSTAPTMDLARILLNDSAGIQEQDTEFINDSREKKGLPPLKPLYTEDDVMEAMRLFKIVDYNEDFEIEPRVTLRFTDAGHIIGSAAVHLSILEKGKFTRLTFSGDVGRYEDLLLRSPQSFQQSDYIIIESTYGDSYHKDLEPLEGQLQEIIHQTCKLKGGKLIIPAFSVGRTQELLYALNSLELKGSLPDVPYYVDSPLSEKATQVLKEHPQVYNRDVKEVMAQDSDIFKFKGLKFIQSAGESRSLNDDPRPCVIISSSGMAEAGRVKHHIRNNIGNEKNTILMVGYCEPSSLGGELSRGKKVVSIFGDEYDVRAEVRVIRSMSAHGDCNDLLKFLSCQDPSLVKKVFLVHGEYDVQTKFMQRLNEVGFNEVRIPGQHQMQEL